A stretch of Ascochyta rabiei chromosome 6, complete sequence DNA encodes these proteins:
- a CDS encoding Methylated-DNA--[protein]-cysteine S-methyltransferase: MSKVQKVTEYQERVYALLQQIPEGRITTYAAMSKALNSSPRAVGGALRSNPFAPDIPCHRCIASTGFVGGFKGDWEKVPSGQNQESKRMLLEGEGVLFDANGYLIDKKVLWDEFDMKKLR, translated from the exons ATGTCAAAGGTACAAAAAGTCACGGAGTACCAAGAACGCGTCTATGCACTCCTGCAGCAGATACCCGAGGGGCGCATCACAACATATGCTGCAATGTCGAAAGCGTTGAACAGCTCTCCGCGCGCAGTTGGCGGCGCGCTGAGAAGCAATCCATTCGCACCCGATATACCTTGTCATAGGTGTATAGCTAGCACAGGT TTTGTTGGCGGCTTTAAGGGCGACTGGGAAAAAGTGCCAAGCGGGCAGAACCAAGAGTCGAAACGGATGTTGCTTGAAGGCGAAGGCGTGTTATTTGATGCGAATGGGTACTTGATTGACAAGAAAGTCTTGTGGGATGAGTTTGATATGAAGAAGTTGAGGTGA